The Amycolatopsis mongoliensis genome includes a window with the following:
- a CDS encoding extracellular solute-binding protein — protein MRRRTFAAALAVAAVTASAACGTDTPAPAAQGGQLTVWLMNGDLSDKATAAINAAFEKATGAKVTVQIQEWDNINTKISTALAQDTTPDVIEIGNTDVPLFAANGALTDLTPHRDELAGGHTWLPGLAGPATVDGNVYGAPLFAGNRAVIYDKQVWADAGITAPPKTFTELTADLDKIKAKHPAADYSAFHFPGRYWYGALQFVWDAGGQLATQKDGKWTGALESPEAQKGLQAWKDFQNTYSSAASRNVDTKAPDQAAIFSAGGAGAILDTSVNTVVKNKPELKDRLGTFPFPSATPGKTQPVFLGGSDLAVAAKSHHQDLALAYLKAATSPAVQRDAIVGIDGWTPISTELIDEITPTLPPLNTAFATAAKTSVATPAAPGWATIESDKSINTFFADIATGRRPIADAAKDFDAHLTEALGAR, from the coding sequence GTGCGCAGACGCACCTTCGCCGCCGCACTGGCCGTCGCCGCCGTGACCGCCAGTGCCGCCTGCGGTACCGACACCCCTGCCCCCGCCGCCCAGGGTGGGCAGCTGACCGTCTGGCTGATGAACGGCGACCTCAGCGACAAGGCCACCGCGGCGATCAACGCCGCCTTCGAAAAGGCCACCGGCGCGAAGGTCACGGTGCAGATCCAGGAGTGGGACAACATCAACACCAAGATCAGCACCGCACTGGCCCAGGACACCACCCCCGACGTCATCGAGATCGGCAACACCGACGTCCCGCTGTTCGCCGCCAACGGCGCGCTCACCGACCTCACCCCGCACCGGGACGAGCTCGCCGGTGGGCACACCTGGCTGCCCGGCCTCGCCGGACCGGCCACAGTGGACGGAAACGTCTACGGCGCACCCCTGTTCGCGGGCAACCGGGCGGTCATCTACGACAAGCAGGTCTGGGCCGACGCCGGGATCACCGCGCCGCCGAAGACGTTCACCGAGCTCACCGCCGACCTCGACAAGATCAAGGCGAAACACCCCGCCGCGGACTACTCCGCCTTCCACTTCCCCGGCAGGTACTGGTACGGCGCGCTGCAGTTCGTCTGGGACGCCGGCGGGCAGCTCGCCACGCAGAAGGACGGCAAGTGGACCGGCGCCCTGGAAAGCCCCGAGGCGCAGAAGGGACTGCAGGCCTGGAAGGACTTCCAGAACACCTACTCCTCCGCCGCGTCCCGCAACGTCGACACCAAGGCGCCCGACCAGGCCGCGATCTTCTCCGCGGGTGGCGCCGGCGCGATCCTCGACACGAGCGTCAACACCGTCGTCAAGAACAAGCCGGAGCTGAAGGACCGCCTCGGCACCTTCCCGTTCCCCAGCGCCACGCCCGGGAAGACGCAGCCGGTGTTCCTCGGCGGGTCGGACCTCGCCGTCGCGGCCAAGAGCCACCACCAGGACCTCGCCCTGGCCTACCTCAAGGCCGCGACGAGCCCCGCCGTGCAGCGCGACGCGATCGTCGGCATCGACGGCTGGACGCCCATCTCGACCGAGCTGATCGACGAGATCACGCCCACCCTGCCGCCGCTCAACACCGCCTTCGCCACCGCGGCCAAGACCAGCGTCGCCACCCCGGCCGCCCCGGGCTGGGCGACCATCGAGAGTGACAAGTCGATCAACACCTTCTTCGCCGACATCGCCACCGGACGCCGGCCGATCGCCGACGCCGCCAAGGACTTCGACGCTCACCTGACCGAGGCGCTGGGCGCCCGCTGA
- a CDS encoding carbohydrate ABC transporter permease, protein MLVKAPPEAPPRPATPRRRRSLLPYGLLLPAAVLLGLVLGYPLVRLVVISTQRYGLRSLFTGTTSFAGWDNYAAVLGDDQLLPVLARSVGFCAALVLGTLVIGFGVALLLQRLGRGMRTTVTLCLIAAWALPNVASTLVWQWLFQPGYGVVNWLLTQVGFGDLTQHDWTTSPASAFTLVWLLVVWQSVPFVALTLYAGLSQIPRSYYEAAALDGAGPWRVHRTITVPFLQPILGLVTILSVIWDFTVFNQIWILTQGGPNDGTTTLGIWTFTRAFSGNNFGQGAAIAVVSVALLVGMTAVYVRRLVRSGEDL, encoded by the coding sequence GTGCTGGTGAAAGCGCCGCCCGAAGCCCCGCCGAGACCGGCCACGCCGCGCCGGCGCCGGTCGCTGCTGCCCTACGGCCTGCTGCTGCCCGCGGCCGTGCTGCTCGGGCTCGTCCTGGGGTATCCCCTGGTCCGGCTCGTCGTCATCTCGACGCAGCGGTACGGCCTGCGGTCGCTGTTCACCGGCACGACGAGCTTCGCGGGCTGGGACAACTACGCCGCCGTCCTCGGCGACGACCAGCTCCTCCCGGTCCTCGCGCGCAGCGTCGGGTTCTGCGCGGCGCTGGTCCTCGGCACCCTGGTCATCGGGTTCGGCGTCGCGCTGTTGCTGCAACGCCTCGGCCGGGGCATGCGCACGACCGTCACGCTCTGCCTGATCGCCGCTTGGGCGCTGCCGAACGTAGCGTCCACTCTGGTCTGGCAGTGGCTCTTCCAGCCCGGGTACGGCGTGGTCAACTGGCTCCTCACCCAGGTCGGCTTCGGCGACCTGACCCAGCACGACTGGACGACGTCGCCCGCGTCGGCGTTCACGCTGGTCTGGCTGCTGGTCGTGTGGCAGTCCGTGCCGTTCGTCGCGCTCACGCTCTACGCGGGCCTGTCGCAGATCCCGCGGTCCTACTACGAAGCCGCCGCGCTCGACGGCGCCGGGCCGTGGCGGGTGCACCGCACCATCACCGTCCCGTTCCTGCAGCCGATCCTCGGCCTGGTCACCATCCTGTCGGTGATCTGGGACTTCACCGTGTTCAACCAGATCTGGATCCTCACCCAGGGCGGCCCGAACGACGGCACGACGACGCTGGGCATCTGGACGTTCACGAGAGCCTTCAGCGGCAACAACTTCGGCCAGGGCGCCGCGATCGCCGTCGTCTCGGTCGCGCTGCTCGTCGGCATGACGGCCGTGTACGTGCGCCGTCTCGTCCGCTCCGGGGAGGACCTGTGA
- a CDS encoding GntR family transcriptional regulator, with protein sequence MKRDRVRRHLLKVIENAGPGTGLASERDLAAELGVSRPTVRAAIDELTRTGLLVRQRGRGTFTSPQKVTQELATGLAVPPAEGHWTSRVVAFAVSPAPRSLAADLEREAGTPVLRVTRVRHVDDEPIAIERLALPASLVPGLSPAELESGNFYRLLRERFGIVVQDAVQTIEPAVTNPEQAELLEIAVYAPILHIERLTRDTTGQVVELTRSVYRGDRYRITSKLRFDAESG encoded by the coding sequence GTGAAGCGCGACCGCGTCCGGCGGCACCTGCTCAAGGTGATCGAGAACGCCGGCCCCGGCACCGGGCTGGCTTCCGAACGCGATCTGGCCGCGGAGCTGGGCGTGTCCCGCCCGACCGTCCGGGCGGCCATCGACGAGCTGACCCGCACCGGGCTGCTGGTGCGCCAGCGCGGGCGGGGGACGTTCACGAGCCCGCAGAAGGTGACCCAGGAACTGGCGACCGGGCTCGCGGTGCCGCCCGCGGAGGGCCACTGGACGAGCCGGGTGGTCGCGTTCGCGGTGTCCCCCGCCCCGCGGTCCCTGGCGGCCGACCTGGAACGGGAGGCGGGGACGCCGGTGCTGCGCGTGACGCGGGTCCGGCACGTCGACGACGAGCCGATCGCGATCGAGCGGCTGGCGCTGCCCGCGTCCCTGGTCCCGGGGCTTTCCCCCGCGGAGCTGGAATCGGGCAACTTCTACCGGCTGCTGCGCGAGCGGTTCGGGATCGTGGTGCAGGACGCGGTGCAGACGATCGAGCCGGCGGTGACGAATCCGGAGCAGGCCGAACTGCTCGAAATCGCGGTGTACGCGCCGATCCTGCACATCGAGCGGCTGACCCGCGACACGACGGGTCAGGTGGTCGAGCTGACGCGTTCGGTCTACCGCGGTGACCGCTACCGCATCACGTCGAAACTCCGCTTCGACGCCGAATCGGGCTGA
- a CDS encoding ester cyclase: protein MADLAERYRAYLTCLNERRFDDLPDFAHDPVVHNARTLSMADFQALLKRDATEIPDLTYVIERLVVQDDQVACRIRFDCTPAEDFRGLPTAGRALSFVEHVFYRYEDGRIAEIWSLVDTDAIREQLTP, encoded by the coding sequence GTGGCCGATCTCGCAGAGCGATACCGCGCTTACCTGACCTGCCTGAACGAGCGGCGTTTCGACGACCTGCCGGACTTCGCGCACGACCCGGTCGTCCACAACGCCCGGACCCTGAGCATGGCGGACTTCCAAGCCCTCCTGAAACGCGACGCCACCGAGATCCCCGATCTCACCTACGTGATCGAAAGACTCGTCGTCCAGGACGACCAGGTCGCCTGCCGCATCCGGTTCGACTGCACGCCCGCCGAAGACTTCCGCGGGCTGCCGACCGCCGGCCGGGCCCTCTCCTTCGTCGAGCACGTCTTCTACCGCTACGAAGACGGCAGGATCGCCGAGATCTGGTCCCTCGTCGACACCGACGCCATCCGCGAACAGCTCACACCGTGA
- a CDS encoding carbohydrate ABC transporter permease yields the protein MMRRAGRNVAAAFFCLVWIFPVYWMVLTAFKPAGKILQPTPQFLPVDVTLDNFADALAKPGFVPDLVNSAVVVVAVVALSIVVAFLAATALTRFRFFGRRSFLIGVLVLQMVPVPALVIPLFLGLKSAHLLDTLFGLILTYVALVLPFTIWTLRGFLHGIPVELEEAAMVDGATRGRVMRSVLLPLVLPGLIATSVFAFITAWNDFLFAYVIMKDSSGYTLPVWLVSFSTSTGTDYGGLIAASTLFALPVVVFFALVQRHLVEGMTAGAVKG from the coding sequence GTGATGCGGCGGGCCGGCCGCAATGTCGCAGCCGCGTTCTTCTGCCTGGTGTGGATCTTCCCGGTCTACTGGATGGTGCTGACGGCGTTCAAGCCGGCGGGCAAGATCCTGCAACCCACACCGCAGTTCTTACCGGTGGACGTCACCCTGGACAACTTCGCCGACGCGCTCGCCAAACCGGGCTTCGTGCCGGACCTCGTCAACAGCGCCGTGGTGGTCGTCGCGGTCGTGGCCCTGTCCATCGTGGTCGCCTTCCTGGCCGCGACGGCGTTGACGCGCTTCCGGTTCTTCGGGCGCCGCAGCTTCCTCATCGGCGTGCTGGTGCTGCAGATGGTGCCGGTGCCCGCCCTGGTCATCCCGCTGTTCCTCGGCCTGAAGAGCGCGCACCTGCTCGACACGCTGTTCGGGCTGATCCTGACGTACGTGGCGCTCGTGCTGCCGTTCACGATCTGGACGCTGCGCGGCTTCCTGCACGGCATCCCGGTCGAACTGGAGGAGGCGGCGATGGTCGACGGCGCGACGCGCGGGCGGGTCATGCGTTCGGTCCTGCTGCCGCTGGTGCTGCCCGGGCTGATCGCGACCAGCGTGTTCGCGTTCATCACGGCGTGGAACGACTTCCTGTTCGCCTACGTGATCATGAAGGACAGCTCCGGCTACACGCTGCCGGTGTGGCTGGTGTCGTTCAGCACCAGCACCGGCACCGACTACGGCGGCCTGATCGCCGCGTCGACGCTGTTCGCGCTGCCCGTCGTCGTCTTCTTCGCGCTCGTGCAGCGCCACCTGGTCGAAGGCATGACCGCGGGCGCGGTGAAGGGCTGA
- a CDS encoding MHYT domain-containing protein: MEHFALGHWLLVLAYLTSVVGCALGLACAVQARHAASPRHRMRWLVLAAISIGGVGIWLMHFVAMLGFSTPGMPVRYDVFRTVLSAILSVSSVFAGLVVVGGRAKFGWWRLALGGVITGLAVNLMHYTGMSALRVKGDFGYEGGLVALSVVIAVVAATAALWFAVFLDRLSLRLLAGFVMGAAVTGMHYTGMAAIRMNMNMNAPDPAGVEVFSFLFPVFVLAAIAMAVPLCAVLMAPPIKPEAPAAVPAEKAVTV, encoded by the coding sequence ATGGAACACTTCGCCCTCGGGCACTGGCTGCTCGTGCTCGCCTACCTGACCTCGGTGGTCGGCTGCGCGCTCGGGCTGGCGTGCGCGGTCCAGGCCCGCCACGCGGCGAGTCCCCGCCACCGCATGCGGTGGCTGGTGCTGGCCGCGATCTCGATCGGCGGCGTCGGCATCTGGCTGATGCACTTCGTGGCCATGCTCGGGTTCAGCACGCCCGGGATGCCGGTCCGCTACGACGTCTTCCGCACGGTGCTCTCGGCGATCCTCTCGGTGTCGTCGGTGTTCGCCGGTCTCGTGGTGGTGGGCGGCCGCGCGAAGTTCGGCTGGTGGCGGCTCGCGCTCGGCGGGGTCATCACGGGCCTGGCGGTGAACCTCATGCACTACACGGGAATGTCGGCCCTGCGCGTGAAGGGCGACTTCGGGTACGAGGGCGGCCTGGTCGCGCTGTCGGTGGTGATCGCGGTGGTCGCGGCGACGGCGGCGTTGTGGTTCGCGGTGTTCCTCGACCGGCTGTCGCTGCGGCTGCTGGCGGGCTTCGTGATGGGCGCGGCGGTGACGGGCATGCACTACACGGGCATGGCGGCGATCCGGATGAACATGAACATGAACGCCCCGGACCCGGCGGGGGTGGAGGTGTTCTCGTTCCTGTTCCCGGTGTTCGTCCTGGCGGCGATCGCGATGGCGGTCCCGCTGTGCGCGGTGCTGATGGCGCCGCCGATCAAGCCCGAAGCGCCTGCCGCGGTCCCGGCGGAAAAGGCCGTCACGGTGTGA
- a CDS encoding DUF7617 domain-containing protein, with the protein MRRRMLGAVLPLVLVAAGAAAPPAAADPAAVSALTKSVQGTGSPADHGSTANWVIGYDDQATGPGAATITDAVGAGQAFQSGSLHAPPGWTPSWSTDGSTFTGTEPASGVTAARATNPDAGPDATSLSGALTPPVQAVTTATGGDGFSPILYRTPGGILQAWNIYHHLGATSPKVVCTDLATGQRCPGGPWPKVLNTAPGPLGTLGAGDIATTMVQQYVRDPAAPAKVYYPAVTAASVGVGCLDLAAAANCGYWPLAATGGSPPVNSLTGLVESGGNLYGVVSSGAVVCWTIASRSACGGQPYAPVVPAANQPYVYGALTLVAGKVFASTSSPGTAQQPTLGCFDPATATACAGWAAPRPTGPAGNYTYNAYTAFSTAGTPVGACSSTSVTTTVTTCYALDGSVLPAPPITALPAGVIFFNPEVVTDPNGHVRSYVPIWGGPYVGATLCHDWTTASACAGLPGPITHPSANGGATRDYGYTYDPPSGCLIGLGDAGVLFSMDPATGATPCVRSGGQVTLRPGDFYCDGGNHVQGYTAARLTGVDPANVDFAASRVTVVDQDGVPVPTPGFAPDGSVDLTGVPVAAHPSITVTTTLVLHNGTGFSGRLVVDYAGDAPQLCFRTTIAADCAVSSVANTATGTDSTGSFTSNTVTLPVAPGASCTPNVKVEKEICTSASASKCGPGGAGPWAKQAGVGLLGLLNATAYWRITVTNEGPVGIASAHVVDSVEPSCRTGPFTLAAAQSKQVYCSTYALLSLFPITNQAKVSYVPANVPPGTPPSHTGWSSAKACSLLCIL; encoded by the coding sequence ATGCGAAGACGCATGCTGGGGGCCGTGCTGCCCCTGGTGCTCGTCGCGGCCGGCGCCGCCGCGCCGCCCGCGGCCGCCGACCCCGCCGCCGTCTCGGCGCTGACGAAGTCCGTGCAGGGCACCGGTTCCCCCGCCGACCACGGGTCCACCGCGAACTGGGTCATCGGCTACGACGACCAGGCCACCGGCCCCGGCGCCGCCACCATCACCGACGCCGTCGGCGCGGGCCAGGCCTTCCAGTCCGGTTCGCTGCACGCGCCGCCCGGGTGGACGCCGTCGTGGTCGACCGACGGCAGCACCTTCACCGGCACCGAACCCGCGTCCGGGGTGACCGCCGCGCGCGCGACGAACCCGGACGCCGGACCCGACGCGACGTCGTTGTCCGGCGCGCTCACCCCGCCCGTGCAGGCGGTGACGACCGCGACCGGCGGCGACGGCTTCTCGCCGATCCTCTACCGCACTCCGGGCGGCATCCTGCAGGCCTGGAACATCTACCACCACCTCGGCGCGACGTCGCCGAAGGTCGTGTGCACCGACCTCGCCACCGGGCAGCGCTGCCCGGGCGGCCCGTGGCCGAAGGTGCTCAACACCGCGCCGGGCCCGCTCGGCACCCTGGGGGCCGGGGACATCGCCACCACCATGGTGCAGCAGTACGTCCGCGACCCCGCGGCGCCCGCGAAGGTCTACTACCCCGCCGTCACGGCCGCGTCGGTCGGCGTCGGCTGCCTCGACCTGGCCGCCGCCGCCAACTGCGGGTACTGGCCGCTGGCCGCCACCGGCGGGTCGCCGCCGGTGAACAGCCTCACCGGGCTCGTGGAGAGCGGCGGCAACCTCTACGGCGTCGTCAGCAGCGGCGCGGTGGTCTGCTGGACCATCGCCTCCCGGAGCGCCTGCGGCGGCCAGCCGTACGCGCCGGTCGTGCCGGCCGCCAACCAGCCGTACGTCTACGGCGCGCTGACCCTGGTGGCGGGCAAGGTGTTCGCGTCGACGTCGAGCCCGGGCACCGCGCAGCAGCCGACCCTGGGCTGCTTCGACCCGGCGACGGCCACGGCGTGCGCCGGCTGGGCTGCGCCGCGGCCCACCGGACCGGCCGGCAACTACACCTACAACGCGTACACCGCGTTCAGCACGGCCGGCACCCCGGTGGGCGCGTGCTCGTCGACGAGCGTCACCACGACCGTCACGACGTGCTACGCGCTCGACGGGTCGGTGCTGCCCGCACCGCCGATCACGGCGCTGCCCGCGGGGGTGATCTTCTTCAACCCCGAGGTCGTCACCGATCCGAACGGCCACGTGCGCAGCTACGTGCCGATCTGGGGCGGGCCGTACGTCGGCGCGACGCTGTGCCACGACTGGACGACGGCGTCGGCGTGCGCGGGCCTGCCGGGCCCGATCACGCACCCGTCGGCGAACGGCGGGGCCACGCGGGACTACGGGTACACCTACGACCCGCCGTCGGGCTGCCTGATCGGCCTGGGCGACGCGGGCGTGCTGTTCTCGATGGACCCGGCGACCGGGGCCACCCCGTGCGTCCGCTCGGGCGGCCAGGTGACGCTGCGGCCGGGCGATTTCTACTGTGACGGCGGCAACCACGTCCAGGGCTACACGGCGGCCCGGCTGACGGGCGTCGACCCGGCGAACGTCGACTTCGCGGCGTCGCGGGTGACGGTGGTGGACCAGGATGGCGTCCCGGTGCCGACTCCGGGCTTCGCCCCGGACGGCTCGGTGGACCTGACCGGGGTGCCGGTGGCGGCGCACCCGTCGATCACGGTGACGACGACCCTGGTGCTGCACAACGGAACCGGCTTCAGCGGCCGCCTGGTGGTCGACTACGCGGGCGACGCGCCACAGCTGTGCTTCCGCACGACGATCGCGGCGGACTGCGCTGTCTCGAGCGTGGCGAACACGGCGACCGGGACGGACTCGACGGGTTCGTTCACGTCCAACACGGTGACGCTCCCGGTGGCGCCGGGCGCGTCGTGCACGCCGAACGTCAAGGTGGAGAAGGAGATCTGCACGTCCGCGTCGGCTTCGAAGTGCGGTCCGGGTGGCGCCGGGCCGTGGGCGAAGCAGGCGGGGGTGGGCCTGCTGGGCCTGCTGAACGCGACGGCGTACTGGCGGATCACGGTAACCAACGAGGGTCCGGTGGGCATCGCGTCCGCGCACGTGGTGGACAGCGTGGAGCCGTCCTGCCGGACGGGTCCGTTCACGCTGGCGGCGGCGCAGTCGAAGCAGGTGTACTGCTCGACCTACGCGTTGCTGAGCCTGTTCCCGATCACCAACCAGGCGAAGGTGAGTTACGTGCCGGCGAACGTTCCCCCGGGGACTCCGCCGTCGCACACGGGGTGGTCCTCGGCGAAGGCCTGTTCGCTGCTGTGCATCCTGTAG
- a CDS encoding beta-N-acetylhexosaminidase produces the protein MTIPHPARLTRRAGTFAPAGGLRVRAGRGAERAARLLAGYLPRPSIDHGPAIRLDLVPDAHHGPEGYELDVTPTDALLTASTEAGLRNGVQTVRQLVPLHGPPRLPCLHVRDAPRLPWRGVLLDVARHFMPLEFLREFVDLLALHKYNVLHLHLTDDQGWRIEIDGRPRLTEIGAWRTESMVGAAGSGVHDGVPHGGFYTQRELRELVAFAADRGVRIVPEIDLPGHVRAALAAYPELGNRPDVPLPVWTGWGISPDILGVHDGAFAFCREVLTQVADVFPARHLHIGGDECPTTQWASSPFAREKAARLGLRDTAELHPWFLGELHRVVEGLGRQAVCWDETGHAAGRLPPELVVTAWRDAAHGALAVARGHQVVMAPHTSTYFDYRQSEEPGEPPRIDVTTLRDVYRFDPLEGGLPVSDGTRPGVLGTQAQLWTEHAPTPDHVRHLAFPRLCALAERAWSPPERRYADFQERLAGHLERLRALDALPKERVRFAGALGVSGKTVP, from the coding sequence ATGACCATCCCCCACCCCGCGCGGCTGACGCGCCGCGCCGGTACCTTCGCGCCCGCCGGCGGCCTGCGCGTGCGGGCCGGCCGCGGTGCCGAGCGCGCGGCCCGCCTGCTGGCCGGGTACCTGCCCCGGCCGTCGATCGACCACGGCCCGGCGATCCGCCTCGACCTCGTGCCGGACGCGCACCACGGGCCGGAGGGCTACGAACTCGACGTCACGCCGACGGACGCGCTCCTCACGGCGTCCACCGAAGCAGGCCTGCGCAACGGCGTGCAGACCGTCCGCCAGCTGGTGCCGCTGCACGGGCCGCCGCGGCTGCCGTGCCTGCACGTCCGCGACGCGCCCCGGCTGCCCTGGCGCGGCGTGCTGCTCGACGTCGCCCGGCACTTCATGCCGCTGGAGTTCCTCCGCGAGTTCGTCGACCTGCTGGCGCTGCACAAGTACAACGTCCTGCACCTGCACCTGACCGACGACCAGGGCTGGCGGATCGAGATCGACGGCCGGCCCCGGCTGACCGAGATCGGCGCGTGGCGCACCGAGTCGATGGTCGGGGCGGCCGGCAGCGGCGTCCACGACGGCGTCCCCCACGGCGGCTTCTACACCCAGCGCGAGCTGCGTGAGCTCGTCGCCTTCGCGGCCGATCGCGGCGTGCGGATCGTGCCGGAGATCGACCTGCCCGGGCACGTGCGCGCGGCGCTGGCCGCCTACCCCGAGCTGGGCAACCGGCCGGACGTGCCGCTGCCGGTGTGGACGGGGTGGGGCATCAGCCCGGACATCCTCGGCGTGCACGACGGCGCGTTCGCCTTCTGCCGGGAGGTGCTCACGCAGGTGGCCGACGTCTTCCCGGCGCGGCACCTGCACATCGGCGGCGACGAGTGCCCGACGACGCAGTGGGCGTCGAGCCCGTTCGCCCGGGAAAAGGCGGCGCGGCTCGGGTTGCGCGACACCGCCGAACTCCACCCGTGGTTCCTGGGTGAGCTGCACCGCGTGGTCGAAGGCCTCGGCCGGCAGGCGGTGTGCTGGGACGAGACCGGCCACGCCGCGGGCCGGCTGCCGCCGGAGCTGGTCGTCACGGCCTGGCGCGACGCCGCGCACGGCGCCCTCGCGGTGGCCCGCGGCCACCAGGTCGTGATGGCACCGCACACGTCGACGTACTTCGACTACCGGCAGAGCGAAGAACCCGGCGAACCGCCACGGATCGACGTAACGACGCTCCGGGACGTCTACCGCTTCGACCCGCTGGAAGGCGGGCTCCCGGTCAGCGACGGGACCCGGCCCGGGGTGCTGGGCACGCAGGCCCAGCTGTGGACCGAGCACGCCCCGACGCCCGACCACGTGCGCCACCTGGCGTTCCCGCGGCTGTGCGCGCTGGCCGAGCGCGCGTGGTCACCACCGGAGCGCCGTTATGCTGATTTCCAGGAGCGCCTGGCCGGTCACCTCGAGCGGCTGCGCGCCCTGGACGCCCTGCCGAAGGAGCGCGTCCGGTTCGCCGGCGCGCTCGGAGTATCCGGGAAGACGGTGCCTTGA
- a CDS encoding roadblock/LC7 domain-containing protein yields the protein MTELPDVQPRRSGAEPAARSLSGTLAFPSSAAPPERTATLNWLVNGFVQDVSGVAHAVLVSADGLLVAADETLPRERADQLAAIAAGLSSLSLGTAELFTAGRVVQSVIEMEQGFLLLMSVGDGSNLVVLASTGCDIGLVGYEMTMLVERVGQKVDVPAREIPVAQDHR from the coding sequence ATGACGGAACTTCCCGACGTGCAGCCTCGGCGCTCCGGCGCCGAACCGGCGGCCCGCTCTCTCAGCGGGACCTTGGCCTTCCCCTCTTCCGCCGCGCCGCCCGAGCGGACGGCGACGCTGAACTGGCTGGTCAACGGATTCGTCCAGGACGTCTCGGGGGTCGCGCACGCCGTGCTGGTCTCCGCTGACGGCCTCCTCGTGGCCGCCGACGAGACCCTGCCGCGCGAGCGCGCCGACCAGCTGGCGGCCATCGCGGCCGGGCTGTCCAGCCTGTCCCTGGGCACCGCGGAGCTGTTCACCGCCGGGCGGGTGGTGCAGTCGGTGATCGAGATGGAGCAGGGGTTCCTGCTGCTGATGAGCGTGGGCGACGGCTCGAACCTGGTCGTCCTCGCCTCGACCGGCTGCGACATCGGGCTGGTCGGCTACGAGATGACGATGCTGGTCGAGCGAGTGGGGCAGAAGGTCGACGTGCCCGCACGCGAGATACCGGTGGCCCAGGACCACCGGTGA
- a CDS encoding aminoglycoside phosphotransferase family protein, producing MSGTPDLGPPPRRVSVDTDQVRRLVGDQFPRWAGLPVRPVSASGWDNCTFHLGDGMVARLPSAAEYALAVEKEQRWLPALAPRLPLPVPVPLAQGRPGAGYPFPWSVYAWLDGSPARADRIAEPVRFARDLAGFLAALRSIDPAGGPRPGKHNWFRGATLRTYDGQARRALTALDGTLDTDLAREIWETSLNASWDGVDVWFHGDIAPGNLLLDDGELAAVIDFGTCGVGDPSCDLAIAWTLLTAEGRQAFRERLSVDEASWVRGRGWALWKTLVTCARADEEASAARRVLDGIFAEYLSGE from the coding sequence TTGAGCGGCACACCCGACCTCGGTCCGCCGCCCCGGCGGGTCTCCGTGGACACCGACCAGGTGCGTCGGCTGGTCGGCGACCAGTTCCCGCGGTGGGCCGGCCTCCCGGTCCGGCCCGTGTCCGCGAGCGGCTGGGACAACTGCACCTTCCACCTCGGCGACGGAATGGTGGCGCGGTTGCCCAGCGCGGCCGAGTACGCCCTGGCCGTCGAGAAGGAGCAACGGTGGCTCCCGGCGCTCGCACCCCGGCTGCCGCTGCCCGTCCCTGTGCCGCTGGCGCAAGGGCGTCCGGGTGCGGGCTATCCGTTCCCGTGGTCGGTCTACGCGTGGCTCGACGGTTCGCCGGCTCGCGCGGACCGGATCGCCGAGCCCGTCCGGTTCGCCCGCGATCTGGCCGGGTTCCTGGCCGCTTTGCGCAGCATCGACCCGGCCGGTGGTCCCCGGCCGGGGAAGCACAACTGGTTCCGGGGCGCGACCCTGCGCACCTACGACGGCCAGGCTCGGCGCGCGCTCACCGCACTGGACGGCACCCTCGACACCGACTTGGCCCGCGAAATCTGGGAAACCTCGCTGAACGCGTCCTGGGACGGCGTGGACGTCTGGTTCCACGGCGACATCGCCCCGGGCAACCTCCTGCTCGACGACGGGGAGCTGGCGGCGGTCATCGACTTCGGGACCTGCGGGGTCGGCGACCCGTCCTGCGACCTCGCCATCGCCTGGACACTGCTGACCGCCGAAGGCCGGCAGGCGTTCCGCGAACGCCTGTCCGTGGACGAGGCGAGCTGGGTACGCGGACGCGGCTGGGCACTGTGGAAAACGCTCGTCACCTGCGCCCGGGCCGACGAGGAAGCCTCCGCCGCGCGTCGCGTCCTCGATGGGATCTTCGCCGAATATCTATCCGGTGAATAA
- a CDS encoding DUF742 domain-containing protein produces MIDEPPPGPYGEEPRRSASLARPYAWTEGRTAPTVEIAVEALVETTAAGRAEAAYLTSSALAQVTEICVRPRSLMEIAALLALPLGVVRVLVSDLMQDNLVIVRDTLSDTSTWDERHDLMERVLHGLRDL; encoded by the coding sequence GTGATCGACGAGCCGCCGCCCGGGCCGTACGGGGAGGAGCCACGGCGCAGCGCGTCGCTGGCTCGCCCGTACGCCTGGACGGAGGGCCGGACGGCGCCGACGGTCGAGATCGCCGTCGAAGCGCTCGTCGAGACCACGGCGGCGGGCCGGGCCGAGGCGGCCTACCTCACGTCGAGCGCGCTGGCGCAGGTCACCGAGATCTGCGTCCGGCCGCGGTCGCTGATGGAGATCGCCGCGCTGCTGGCGCTGCCGCTCGGCGTGGTCCGCGTGCTCGTGTCGGACCTGATGCAGGACAACCTGGTGATCGTCCGCGACACGCTGTCGGACACGTCCACCTGGGACGAGCGCCACGACCTGATGGAACGCGTGCTGCACGGCCTGCGCGACCTGTAG